The sequence AAAGGCACTTTCACACTGGACGCTAGGTAGTCCATGAAGTATAGCTCGGGACCATTTTCCTTGTCATAACCACCCATCAGCACATTGACAAAGTATGGGGACTGAAAATTGCAAgaataacatacttattaaaatgttgGTAAGTGCCACTGTAAAGACATCCTGGTTTCTGGAAGGATGTTGAACAGTGATAAAGTTGTAAAACATACAAGCTAGAAAGTGGTTATTTAGTTAGCCCATAGTAGTCTACTGCCATTTAAACAATGAATACCTAGAGGTAGCTCTTAAAAAAACTGGTCTTTATTATTGTCCAGATAAGACTTACAAATTTGTTCATTCATAAACTACTTACACTGCTTCTCAAGTACTCGGCAAGGTTCTTGCGAGTGAacgtggcggcggcggtggggCCAAGCTCATAGCCATTGCGCATCTTGTACAGTTGGATGTTCTTCGCGATATATTCAGCAAACTGATTGGTGTCTCCAGAGTCACCCACCACGGCCATGACTAGTCTATCAGATATTTTGTGGATCTTTTCTTCATCTGTAATGTAAAGCATAGttgttaaaatgttaattattGAAGTATTATTATAGAAACAAGTCAAAGGAAAGAATCACAACTTACCATCTTTCATGATCATAATACTGTGGCTAGCTGATTGATCCGCTGCTATCATGACAAAATCATTGCATTGTAATCCTAACAGGCACTGGAAATTGATATTCGACATGTTTTTGCAAGTAATTCGTAAATAACTTCGATTCAAAAATCCGCTAACCTCTTGTGAAAAATGTCAATTCACCGCTTATGTTCACagacaaaaaaaattgctgaacattaGCTGACTCATCTATCTAATCTGTGGTCATATTCTCCTTCCACATTCTCGCCAAAATAATGCAGTGGACCTTGGGTTTCATGTTCCTTGGCCTTAAGATATCAGATAAAACATCTGAGTTTGCTCATCACGCTCACCATTTGATCACGAAAAGGAGAGCACGAGCAGTGAAACTTATTATTCTGAgtctattattttttcgaaCGTCAAAGTGACAATTTGTGAGCCTTCCTCACAGAGTACGTTTATGTTATGACTTTCCTTTCCTAACCTAAAAATAACTTGCCTATttgttttggttttatttaataacattttaagcagtataaataatgaaacatGTTCAAACGGATAGCTGTTGGGATTTCCGGTGGCGTAGACAGTGCGGTATCGGCTCTTCTATTGAAACGAGCAGgtaaattaacttaaaattcATATCTATTAAACCTCTGTAAATACTGATGAATGTTGATGGTATACGAATATTTTCTCATATTTCAGGTTACCAAGTAGAAGGTGTATTTATGAGAAACTGGGACAGTAATTACGAAGCAGGCTACTGCAATGATGAAAGAGATTTAGAGGATGCCACTTTCGTTTGCCGTAAGCTCGAGATTCCATTGCACAGAGTTCATTTCATAAAGCAGTACTGGAACGAAGTATTCACCGTTTTgttaaatgaatatgaaaatggACTGACGCCAAACCCGGACATCTTGTGCAATAGATACATTAAATTTGATAGCTTTTTTGAACATTGCAGGAATAATTTAGGAGTAGATGCCATTGCTACTGGCCATTATGCTAGCACATCTTTTGGACCATTCTTAAAAAAGTACAATGAAAATGAAGGTAATTTAGTATAAATCACTGGAAACTATAACTAACTTTATATGATTTAAtgtacaagtaaaaataatatttttgttttaacttgtaggtacttattatttatatttatttccagGAGTTCACCTACTTCAACCAGCAGATAAACATAAAGACCAGACATTTTTTCTGTCCCAAGTGAAGCAATTTTCATTGAGAAAATGTATGTTCCCTATTGCTAATTTGCTCAAGTCTGAAGTGAGAGAAATTGCAAAAAAAGAAGGCTTACTGAATGTAGCTGAAAAAAGGGATAGTACAGGAATATGTTTTATTGGGAAAAGAAGGTTTCAGGATTTCATTGCtgaagtaagtattatatggGATGTAAAAAATGTAGTTTAATTCAGTAAAAGTGCTATCTGATTGATTCTAATTGTTTATGTTATTATCATTTTCAGTACATTCAAGTAAAGAAAGGTCTTCTAATAGACATAGACACTGGGCAAGTTGTTGGTGAACACAATGGATTCCACAACTGGACCATAGGACAGAGGTGCTGCCTGGAAAATTACAAAGATGCATACTTTATTTTCAAGAAAGATCTAGAATctaacaatatttttgtggTAAGATATTTGCTGTTCTAGTTCCAAATTTTTACAGGATTCCAGAATAAGTAGAGTTTGTTTTAGGAAGGT is a genomic window of Plutella xylostella chromosome 18, ilPluXylo3.1, whole genome shotgun sequence containing:
- the LOC105388254 gene encoding proteasome subunit beta type-2, producing the protein MSNINFQCLLGLQCNDFVMIAADQSASHSIMIMKDDEEKIHKISDRLVMAVVGDSGDTNQFAEYIAKNIQLYKMRNGYELGPTAAATFTRKNLAEYLRSSSPYFVNVLMGGYDKENGPELYFMDYLASSVKVPFAAHGFGGYLSLSIMDRYHKKDLTEEQAYEILQKCVAEVHRRLFVSLPNFQVTVVTRDGIKAMPIINSASMK
- the LOC105385683 gene encoding mitochondrial tRNA-specific 2-thiouridylase 1 yields the protein MFKRIAVGISGGVDSAVSALLLKRAGYQVEGVFMRNWDSNYEAGYCNDERDLEDATFVCRKLEIPLHRVHFIKQYWNEVFTVLLNEYENGLTPNPDILCNRYIKFDSFFEHCRNNLGVDAIATGHYASTSFGPFLKKYNENEGVHLLQPADKHKDQTFFLSQVKQFSLRKCMFPIANLLKSEVREIAKKEGLLNVAEKRDSTGICFIGKRRFQDFIAEYIQVKKGLLIDIDTGQVVGEHNGFHNWTIGQRCCLENYKDAYFIFKKDLESNNIFVVAGTKHPVLWNNLVFTGEPHWIHSEPSKLRNNDVLKCFFRFQHTMHLVPCKIVKNSEGLTIMLEYNLRALTEGQFAVLYANGECLGSAKIKDVSHNLITTHVQSDS